From one Humulus lupulus chromosome 8, drHumLupu1.1, whole genome shotgun sequence genomic stretch:
- the LOC133795618 gene encoding uncharacterized protein LOC133795618, with the protein MADVIAQSHGGDGGGCDPPRGPADIPADCERAPPSKRGRHKGLNTREKREQLGRPLPLEWDVRGRTYKEIGEYSSNFSRELGLLVRQYTDPDCPQWSKVPNASKERILAHLEDDLFDIGRTRYGEGHMPGILRGIDTSCAKKYSDWKYDIKEHLTINGPQNRYGGCTDTQWQKAIDFFRRPEITKRSVVNKENRKKLKELSYGGSQSISALRYKKVS; encoded by the exons atggctgatgttattgctcaatctcacgggggtgatggtggaggatgcgatcctccacgtggaccggcagatatcccagctgattgtgaacgag cgcctccaagtaaacgtggacgccataagggattgaacacgcgggaaaagagggaacagttggggcgtcctctccctctcgagtgggatgtgcgggggagaacatataaagagatcggagagtacagctcaaatttctcaagagagctcggattacttgttcgacagtacacagatccggactgtcctcaatggtcaaaagtaccaaatgcctcgaaagaaagaatacttgcacatttggaa gatgatttgtttgatattgggcgtactagatatggagaagggcatatgcctgggatcttgagaggcattgatacttcgtgtgctaaaaagtattctgactggaagtacgatattaaagagcacttaacgattaatgggccacaaaatcgttatggtggttgcacggatacgcagtggcaaaaagcaattgattttttccgtcgcccagaaattacg aaacgttctgtggtcaacaaggaaaatagaaagaaattgaaagagcttagctatggaggttctcagtcaatctcaGCCTTACGCTATAAAaaggttagttaa
- the LOC133797792 gene encoding uncharacterized protein LOC133797792, whose product MSNNISAVVVAIIISFLPLILLLNQLRRLWDSVDFGSRSQPENRPSQHETQTQIILKLVIDKNRKQVVFVECDNEFVDVLLSFLTLPMGTIIRVADNKKSGIGSMDKLYKSVEAMNRKCFWTKACKSMLLEPRSAYGLRLNNLAVKIDGIDYTKFYTCSKTPCLNYESLAFVSFLRNSICACGKTMDNYLRMKYADGNDYGSFISRAKRFIISDDLQVLPASISNARLLFLRQGITDNNSVDEWKINVGIQEVLQLLHRSLLSKTPFTDAFLPKAHQNMDIILSPNSSLHTSWLYQYLLLNNSSSSQQEMNVKLWFSKSTKRVICIEAEEDFVDFLFSFLTIPLGSVIKLFKGNSLLGSIDNLYKSVQESNAISTRCKEMLLSPKIERMFGCESQLLEVNEEVTPAEFAYNKCYACCLQNKTACCHTQNQRLKIMNPKCPGSTKTGGGFVREQGCYLVTDSLEVELLSPASGMSRLEIPFSDLEELPIAVGREEALAILKAAMTTRSVLTQAFSPIVNNFSNLYLNNYSRV is encoded by the exons ATGTCGAACAACATCAGTGCTGTGGTAGTAGCAATCATTATCTCTTTCTTACCATTAATCTTACTTCTCAACCAACTTCGAAG GTTGTGGGACTCCGTTGACTTTGGCTCAAGATCCCAACCTGAAAACAGGCCTTCTCAACATGAAACTCAAACACAAATAATATTGAAGCTTGTTATAGATAAGAATAGGAAACAAGTTGTGTTTGTGGAGTGCGACAATGAATTTGTGGATGTGCTGCTTAGCTTTCTAACATTACCAATGGGAACAATTATAAGGGTTGCTGATAATAAGAAATCTGGAATTGGATCTATGGATAAATTGTATAAGAGTGTAGAGGCTATGAATCGAAAGTGTTTTTGGACCAAAGCTTGCAAGAGCATGTTGCTTGAACCTAGAAGCGCTTATGGGTTGCGTTTGAATAACTTAGCTGTAAAGATTGATGGAATAGATTACACAAAATTCTACACTTGCTCAAAAACTCCATGCTTGAACTACGAGTCCTTGGCTTTTGTTAGTTTTTTAAGGAACTCAATTTGTGCTTGTGGAAAAACAATGGACAATTACCTTCGAATGAAGTATGCAGATGGAAATGATTATGGGAGTTTCATTAGTAGAGCAAAAAGGTTTATTATAAGTGATGATTTGCAAGTACTACCAGCATCAATATCTAATGCTCGTTTGTTGTTTCTAAGACAAGGAATCACAGACAATAACAGTGTCGATGAGTGGAAGATTAATGTTGGTATCCAAGAG GTTTTGCAGCTACTTCATCGGTCACTACTCTCCAAGACACCCTTCACAGATGCTTTTCTACCAAAGGCTCATCAGAACATGGATATCATTCTCTCGCCGAACTCATCACTTCACACGTCTTGGCTTTACCAATATCTGCTGCTGAACAATAGTTCCAGCTCTCAACAGGAGATGAATGTGAAACTATGGTTTAGCAAGTCAACCAAGAGGGTAATATGCATTGAAGCAGAAGAAGATTTCGTAGATTTTCTGTTCTCCTTCCTCACCATTCCCTTAGGTTCTGTCATCAAGCTATTCAAAGGGAATTCCTTATTGGGAAGCATAGATAACTTGTACAAGAGTGTACAAGAAAGTAATGCTATATCCACAAGATGTAAGGAGATGCTTCTTAGTCCTAAGATTGAACGCATGTTTGGTTGTGAAAGCCAATTGCTTGAAGTGAATGAAGAGGTGACTCCAGCGGAGTTTGCTTACAACAAGTGCTATGCTTGTTGTTTGCAAAACAAAACTGCATGCTGTCACACTCAAAATCAGAGATTGAAAATAATGAACCCCAAATGTCCAGGCAGTACAAAAACGGGTGGTGGTTTCGTTAGAGAACAAGGGTGCTATTTGGTCACTGATAGTCTTGAAGTAGAACTCCTTTCACCAGCATCTGGCATGAGCAGACTTGAGATTCCCTTTTCAGACTTGGAGGAGCTGCCCATAGCAGTTGGAAGAGAAGAG GCTTTAGCTATTCTCAAAGCAGCTATGACCACTCGAAGTGTTCTCACTCAAGCTTTTAGCCCAATAGTGAACAACTTCAGTAATCTGTATTTGAATAATTATTCGAGGGTGTGA
- the LOC133797793 gene encoding uncharacterized protein LOC133797793 has protein sequence MDTHHKSGTGWVTETAKNTWEELRAYRDTQQTQATDTESSTPVSSAPEDEDISLVQNVFGKRRGHQKGYGRILNIRDRTPFDFRPSQTRDEELSEMRERLRQLEEHVRTHCITPGSQSAPPPPPDDPDVGAPTQ, from the exons atggatactcaccataaatcaggcacagggtgggtgacagagacagcaaaaaatacttgg gaggaattgcgtgcataccgcgacacacagcagacacaggcaactgatactgagagttccacaccagtttcgagtgcgcctgaagatgaagacatatctttggtacaaaatgtcttcggaaaacgacggggccaccagaaaggatatggacgtatccttaacataagggaccgaactccatttgattttcgtccttcacaaactagagatgaagagttgtctgagatgagagagcgtcttcgacagttagaggagcatgtccggactcattgtatcaccccgggatctcaatctgccccaccaccaccacccgatgatcctgatgttggagcaccgactcagtag